The Candidatus Zixiibacteriota bacterium sequence GGTGAAGTTCATCGCCTTTAAACAAACCAAAGATATTGGCACTGCGGTTGACCTGTACGATCGGTTTGCGATTAAGGGTGAAAGCTTCGATTCCGGTCAAAAAGAATCTCTCGAGTTTGCGCTTGGAATCAAAACGGACAAACGCCAGCGTATCGCCGTCACCGAAGCGCCAGAAATCATTGTAGTCCTCGAAGACGATGTTCCACAGGTCATGACCAGCCATCTCGATCATCGGAGGCAGATCGACCATGCGGGTTGGAAACACGCAGACCGGGAAATGCACCTGGTGGTTCGTCTCGGGCCTGATTTTTAAAGTCGTAATCTTTTCGATCTGGCCGTAGTCGGGTGAATACCAGCCTGAGATCGGATCATCCTGACCCGAATGTGCCTTAAAATCGTAGCTTCTCTCGGTCAAGGGTTTCAGGATCACCCTCAGACCGCCATCCTGAAGTGAAATCTGCTGTTTACGGGTTGAAAATGAATGCGATGAAAATGGTGTATGATACAAAAAATCTATTTCACTTCCACGGGTATCGACGCGGTCATTGATAATATAATAATGATCGGAGATTCTGATAATATTTCTCATCCATAACTTGTCAGGATGACGGCTGGATGAAATCGAGGCTGAAACATAATCCAGCCCCTCGCAGGCAAAAGATCTCTGCAAGTTGACATCCGAATAATACTTCCATTCGAAGATATCCTCCGGCTCGGAAAAGCCCCGCTTCTCCAGCAGGCAGACATTATGCGCCTGCGCCGACCGGAAGTAATTGCGGTATTCGGGATTGCCGGTGTAACAGAAAGTGCCTGGATCGACCAGAACCGGCTGCTTGCCGATTACCAGTTCGAGTGAGAGACTGTCGGCATGGCTGTGAACGCAATCCTTGTAACCAAATTTACCGCAGTCAAAAAGTAAGTAACTTTTGTCATCTTCGGATCTCAATACAGCGTAACCAGCCTGCGGAAACAATTTCGAGTTCAATTTTCGCGCTTGTATAGTAGAGGGTTCGTAATCTGTCACCTGCTTCATACCCAGAAGCCAGGCAGTCTCGTACACCGGTTTGTACGGCCATAACTCGGGACGGTCAAAGTAGACTGCCGCAGTAGATAGCACGGCTGAATAATCCCGGACATCATCGAACTCCAGCCAGGTCAGCTTACCTCCATCGGAATCACCGATCTGGGGCCAGAGGCCATCCGGACGCCTGAGTTCATAGATGTATTCAACCATCTTGAAAATCATCTCACGGAAGCTGTCCGGAAGTTTGATTTGGTTTCGATCGCACAGGATCAATGTGTGCAAATAGAAATCAGCGCTGTAACGATGATAACAGGACGAGCGTTCTTTGTGAGCACCCTCGGCCGTAAACTGGTTCTCGAGTTCGTCCACCAGTATCTTAAGTCCGATCTCACGCCATTCATCCGCAGGCTTCAGTTCCGGAAAGATCAAACCAGCCGCAAACAGTCCGAAGGCTTCACCGGTCAGGTGCGTGTTCGGCGAAAAATAGTATGAGAGATGATCCTGAATATGCTCCGCCATACGGTAGATGATAAACCATACCATCCCGGCAAAGCGGTCATCCAGAAGCTCGCATTTGCGGAAGAACTCGATCATCCAGGCCAAAGCGTAAATTCTGAATGCGCATTCCAGGGAGGAGCTCCAGTTGATCCCGATTTTGGGCGGGTTTTTCTTGAGCCAGTCTTCAATCAGGCCAAAGGCCTTGAGCGCGTAAAAGTCCTGCCCGGTCAGAAAATAAGCCTGTGCCAGCGGATAGATAAATTTGAGACGAGACAGCTCCCAGACAACTTTGGAATCTCCCACCTCCCGGGGATCGAGAAAGGGCACATCGGCATAAAACGACGGAGCTGAATGGATATCAGCAACAGGATCATAGAACCAGTCGGGCGGTGTGCCAAACTCGAGCGTCTTACCGCCGAAGATGGGGAACCTGTCACGCAGGATATCATCGGCGATTTTAATGATCGCTTCCGTCTCGCACAAATAGAAGCGTTTCATCAGCTCGAGATCATCGGATGCCAGTGGCAGTCGGAAGAATTCCGGCAGTTTGCGTTCGCGGAAATGGGCCGCCAGTCCGCTTCTAAGCAGGCTCGGATCGGTAAAGATATGCTCCAGGGCTTCCTCCGAAAAGAGATATTCCCCGGCCGACGCGCGTTTGCGTTCGGTGACACGCCCCAGTGCTTCCCGGCCACGATAGTACAGCTCCGGGAACTCCATGTGGAGCATTTTGGTACCAAGTTTTACAAGCTTGCTCTTAGGCATCGTGCATACCCGAATATATTTTATACCAGTCCCGGCGTACCTGTTTCCATGAAAACCGATCACAGAACTTCCGGGCGTTGTCGGCCAGTTTACCACCCAGGTCGTCGTTTTCTATAACGCTGACGATCTTTTCTGCCAAAGCCTTGTAATCCCCTCTTTTGGCAAGCAGGCCGGTTTTGCCATCCTCACAGATATAGGGTATCCCGCCGGCATCAGTCGAGACAACCACCAGCCCGGAAGAATACGCCTCCAGAAATGAGAGCGGCATATTGTCGATTTCGGAGGAGTTGAGAAAGATATCATGCTGATCGAACAGTTTAGCTATTTCTTCTCTCTCCACTCTCCCGGTGAAAGTGATACCAGAATACCCGTTCTCCCGGACGAGACGTTTTACTCCCGCTTCAGCTCGGCCGGAGCCTACAATAGTAAGAACGGCATCGGGATAGCTTTCCTTTACGATTTTGTATGCCTTCAGCGCCACAGGTACATTGTAGAGTTCCTCGAGGTTGCGGGCAACAACAATTTTCGGCTCAAAGCTTTTGCGGGACCGGAACTTAAACTGGCTCAGATCGATCACGTTATATACCGCTTCAGCCTTCAGATCGAAATCCGCGAACTCATCGACGAGGTACCCCGAGGGCACAACCAGCCTGTCGGCCAGTTTTATGATTGGAATTGCGATTTTACCCTGCTTTTCGAGATGATCCCGGCATTCACCGGAATGATAATTCAGCAGGATTTTTTTGCCAAACAATCTCGCAATCAGTATCGCCGGTGTCGGGGCCAGGATGAATGAAAAGTACGAGGCGGAAAAAATATGGATGATATCATAACGGGGTATATGTCTTATCAACCTGATCAGGTAAAAAAACGAAACCACCAGCGTGCGTATATACTTGATCTTCGTCAAATAAAAAAGAATGCCCGGGGGTCTCGGGTTATGAGGCACAAATCCGACCTGCACCCCGTCTTCTCTCAGCTTTCTCAAAAGCAAGTCGGCCTGCACCGCCTGACCGCCCATAATATCGAGCGAGGGCGCTACGATTAATACTTTGTACGGGTACCTGGCTTTCATCCCTGAAATATTCTGCCTCCTGGCGTGAGCGAAAAAGATCAGCTTAGAAACGGAGGTTTGACTTCGCTTTTCACATACCTGAATTTACCGGATTTTTCTCGTTCGAGCTGGTCATGCTGGATAAACTCGATCTCAACCGGGCTCTCCATAACGCTTTCGAAGCGATTAAGGATAATGTTCATCTTCTGTTCCGAAAGCGGCTTTTCAGCCACGTAATTGAACTCAAAATAATTTGGTGACTTCTGGATTAACTGCGCCTGGATCTTGTACTCCAGCTTGCGGATCAATTTGATCAATGTCATCCCTGTAATCATCTTACCGTTCGGTTTGGTGACAACATCAACCACTCGACCCGCCACCTCGGCGATTTTGGGCAATTTCGATCCACAGGGACAATGCGAATACTCCAGCCTGACCAGGTCTCCCACCTGGTAACGAATAAGCGGCATAGCGTAATGCCACAAGTCTGTCACCAGCAGATTGCCGAGTTTATCGCCGGCAGGTCTGCCCTGGCTGTCGACAGACTCCAGAATCACACCGGGCGCGAAATAATGCATTTTTTTATATTTCGGGCATTCGGCGGCGATACTGCCAAATTCGCGCGAGCCGTACTTATTATATACCCTGGCTCCAAAGATAACTTCCAGAGCTTCACGTTGATAATCGAAGAGCTGTTCAGCCGAGCAGACTATCGTATCGAAGTTAAGCCTGATATTTTTCGAGTCGATCCTTTTTGCAAATGAATAGATTATACTGGGGTACGCCTGCACAAGCTTCGGTTTGAGCTTGCGGATCCACTGGACGGTCCGCTCAAGGTTTTCGTCATCCAGATCGGAAGACGTTACAAACCATGAACGTGTTGCCAGCGACCGTACCAGCCGGGCTTTGAAACTCTCATGCTGATCGAAATCCTGCGCTGCTCCCCAGAAATAAAGCTGTTTATCGCCCACTTCGAATCCGTACCAGCGCTTGAAATTGTATTCCATGGCGGTCTTCATATCCCGGCAGTTATGGTCGCGCCAGAAGGTCAATGACTGCCCGGTCGAACCACCGGTGCTGGATTTAGCGCGCGTATGAGGCGGATAGTTCTCGGCCAGGATCTGATCCATATTGTCACGGATTATATCCCTGGTGAGAACCGGGAAATGGCGCAGGTCTTCGATAGATTCGATATCCGAGGGGGTCATGCCGATATCGCGGAAGACCTGACGGTAGTATGGCGAATTGCGGTAAACGTGCTTCATCAGGTTCTGCAGGCTTTCCAATTGCAGTTCCGCCAGATCAACTGCTGAAAACTTTTCCAAACGGGCCATCATATCCATCTTCGAGAGGAAACCATCCAGTCCCCTGTGGCGGAGATAGAGCGGATAGGTTGTGCGCCTGATTAAACTCGAGACTAAAGACATAGTCAATCCATGACCTCCGAAATTGTCAACCTGTACTTTCCGGATTTCTCGCGCGGGATATCATCCGGGAACTCGAATTCGAGCCTGACATCGTCGCCGATCGCCCGGGCGAACTGAACATTCAGCTTCTTTAAAGTGTTTTCGTCAAAATCCTCGTTTTTTACAATCCTGATTATTACATGATCGATACTTTTCTGCACAATCTGAGTTTTTCTGATCTGTTTGTACTTCGACATAATCGAAACAGTCAGCCCAGTTCCGCTGACAAAGCGGCCGCCAGGCAGTTTGATGTAATCTGAAACACGCCCTCCCACTTCAGATATTGTTGGCAGGTTACGGCCGCATCGGCACGGTTTCTGATCCGGATTTATAATTACTATGTCGCCAATTTGGTAGCGGATAAACGGAAAAACCAAATTCTCCAGGTCAGTGATCAGCAAGCGGGCGCGAACTCGGCCATCCGGCAATGTCTCCAGAGGGTCATACTCGAGATATAAATTTTCGACGTTGATATGAAGTCCGTCATGGTATTCACATTCGGAAGCGATAACCGCCATCTCGCGACATCCGTAACGTTCAAATACCGGAGCCCTGAATACCCGCTCGATAACTTCCCGGTCAGCTTCAGTCAGCATCTCGGCCGAGGCTATGACCGTCTTAGGCGAGGGTAGTTTTACTCCGTTGCCCTCCAGGTAACGCGCCAAAAATCCAAGCGCGCCGGAGTACCCCAGAAATACCTGTGGTTTTTCCGCCCGCCAGCGATCGATAAATCCGGCGATGATATCATCGGTCAGGCGATTTGAGTCGAGAAAAATGTTCTTCCCCCAGAAGAGTTCACGCATCCTCGTTTTGACAGGTTTGCGTCGATCAATATCATCCGGCGCACCCCATAGAATCGCCAACAGGTCCCCCTGCCGGAAACCGGTCCAGAGGTCGTGGCGCAATGTAGCCGCCTTGATCATGGCTTCGCGGTAGGGATCGATGTAGAAATACAGCGCGCTTCCGGTGGTACCCCCGGTTCGATTCTCTATCAGGTCATCGGGGGGATAGTCCTGATTGACTATACGATCGCGGTTCTCGAGAACATCTTTTTTGCTCAATGGCTCTATATCTTCGGGCGACTCGATTCTATCGAAATCTGTGGATTTAAAGCCAGCCCGCATAAAGCGTTTTTTCCAAAAGGGTGAGCTTTCGAAGGCGGTTTTTAATAGTTTACGCAGTTTGGTTACCTGGATCTGTTTAAGTGTATCCCGGTCGTAATACTGGCTTCGATCGAGTTTATCCAAAAGCTCGAGATGATTTACAGGATCGCGCCGGGCATGCAGGCTGTATGCCGTCCGGACCAGGGCATTGGTGAAGTAGTCATTAAGTGACATGCTTCACCTCGTTTTGATCAAACTGGTCGAGCCGTGCCAGGATATAACCTACCGCTATCGTCAGCCC is a genomic window containing:
- a CDS encoding glycosyltransferase, with translation MKARYPYKVLIVAPSLDIMGGQAVQADLLLRKLREDGVQVGFVPHNPRPPGILFYLTKIKYIRTLVVSFFYLIRLIRHIPRYDIIHIFSASYFSFILAPTPAILIARLFGKKILLNYHSGECRDHLEKQGKIAIPIIKLADRLVVPSGYLVDEFADFDLKAEAVYNVIDLSQFKFRSRKSFEPKIVVARNLEELYNVPVALKAYKIVKESYPDAVLTIVGSGRAEAGVKRLVRENGYSGITFTGRVEREEIAKLFDQHDIFLNSSEIDNMPLSFLEAYSSGLVVVSTDAGGIPYICEDGKTGLLAKRGDYKALAEKIVSVIENDDLGGKLADNARKFCDRFSWKQVRRDWYKIYSGMHDA